A window of the Streptomyces finlayi genome harbors these coding sequences:
- a CDS encoding FadR/GntR family transcriptional regulator: MAVTDEAIEKIKEMIVSGALRPGDRLPKESELAAELGLSRNSLREAVRALSLIRILDVRQGDGTYVTSLDPQLLLEAMSFVVDFHRDDTVLEFLAVRRILEPAATAMAASRISDAQLELLGSQLDALGEKPSVEQLVAADLEFHRGIVQSSGNSVLCSLLDGLSGPTTRARVWRGLTQEDAVSRTLHEHRAILSALRDRDAEAARAWATVHVASVEQWLRSTL, from the coding sequence ATGGCTGTCACCGACGAGGCGATCGAGAAGATCAAGGAAATGATCGTCTCGGGTGCTCTGAGGCCCGGTGACCGGCTCCCCAAGGAGAGCGAACTCGCCGCGGAACTCGGGCTGTCCCGCAACTCCCTGCGAGAGGCGGTGCGCGCCCTGTCGCTGATCCGCATCCTCGACGTACGGCAGGGTGACGGCACCTACGTCACGAGCCTGGATCCCCAGCTGCTCCTGGAAGCGATGAGTTTCGTCGTGGACTTCCACCGCGACGACACCGTTCTGGAGTTCCTCGCGGTGCGCCGGATCCTCGAACCGGCCGCCACGGCGATGGCCGCGAGCCGGATCAGCGACGCACAGCTGGAGCTGCTCGGTTCGCAGCTCGACGCGCTGGGCGAGAAGCCCTCGGTGGAGCAACTGGTCGCCGCCGACCTGGAGTTCCACCGCGGGATCGTGCAGTCGTCCGGCAACTCGGTGCTCTGCTCGCTGCTCGACGGGCTTTCCGGGCCGACGACGAGGGCCCGGGTCTGGCGCGGTCTGACCCAGGAGGACGCCGTCAGCCGCACCCTTCACGAGCACCGGGCGATCCTCTCGGCACTGCGGGACAGGGACGCGGAGGCCGCGCGGGCCTGGGCGACCGTGCATGTGGCGAGCGTGGAGCAGTGGCTGCGCTCGACCCTGTGA
- a CDS encoding glycerol-3-phosphate dehydrogenase/oxidase yields the protein MTTLQSVPALGTHPASGSLPSRAETREQLSKATYDLLVIGGGILGISTAWHAAQSGLRVALVDAGDFAGATSSASSKLLHGGLRYLQTGAVKLVAENHFERRAVSRQVAPHLANPLTFYLPVYKGGPHGAAKLGAGVFAYSALSGFGDGVGHVISPARAQRDVPELRTDNLKAVAVYGDDQMNDARMALMTVRAATEAGATVLNHAAVTGLRFTRGRVTGADLRDSADGTEFGVNARLVLNATGPWVDHLRKMEDPGAAPSIRLSKGAHLVLKRTRPWKAALATPIDKYRITFALPWEDMLLLGTTDEEYEGDPADVAVTEKDTAQILDEAAFSVRDQQLSRDLITYSFAGLRVLPGGPGSTSKAKRETVVTEGRGGMLSVAGGKWTTFRHIGRTVMNKLAALPGHPLADDMEPMARLPRKLPLPGIANPQAVAHRLLVDGGTPGPRMAADTARHLATHYGSLSFDIARLANENPALAQRIHPDAPEIWAQVVYARDHEWAETADDVLRRRTTLTIRGLATDGIRTQVEGLLADRG from the coding sequence ATGACCACCCTGCAGAGCGTCCCCGCCCTCGGGACGCATCCGGCCTCCGGCTCCCTTCCGAGCCGCGCCGAGACCCGGGAGCAGCTGTCCAAGGCGACGTACGACCTCCTGGTGATCGGCGGCGGCATCCTGGGCATCTCCACCGCCTGGCACGCCGCGCAGTCCGGACTGCGGGTGGCGCTGGTGGACGCCGGCGACTTCGCCGGCGCCACCTCCTCCGCCTCCTCCAAGCTGCTCCACGGCGGTCTGCGCTACCTGCAGACCGGCGCGGTGAAGCTGGTGGCGGAGAACCACTTCGAGCGGCGCGCCGTCTCCCGTCAGGTCGCGCCGCACCTGGCCAATCCACTCACCTTCTACCTGCCGGTCTACAAGGGCGGCCCGCACGGTGCCGCCAAGCTCGGTGCGGGCGTCTTCGCCTACTCCGCGCTGTCCGGGTTCGGTGACGGCGTCGGCCATGTGATCAGCCCGGCGAGGGCACAGCGCGATGTGCCGGAGCTGCGTACGGACAACCTCAAGGCCGTCGCGGTCTACGGCGACGACCAGATGAACGACGCCCGGATGGCGCTGATGACCGTGCGCGCGGCGACCGAAGCGGGCGCGACCGTCCTCAACCACGCCGCCGTGACCGGACTGCGGTTCACCCGGGGCCGGGTGACGGGCGCCGACCTGCGCGACAGCGCCGACGGTACGGAGTTCGGCGTGAACGCCCGCCTCGTGCTGAACGCGACCGGACCGTGGGTGGACCACCTCCGCAAGATGGAGGACCCGGGCGCGGCCCCCTCGATCCGGCTGTCCAAGGGTGCGCACCTGGTGCTCAAGCGCACCCGCCCCTGGAAGGCCGCGCTCGCCACCCCGATCGACAAGTACCGGATCACCTTCGCTCTGCCGTGGGAGGACATGCTGCTGCTCGGCACCACGGACGAGGAGTACGAGGGCGATCCGGCGGATGTCGCGGTGACCGAGAAGGACACGGCGCAGATCCTGGACGAGGCGGCGTTCTCCGTCCGCGACCAGCAGCTGTCGCGTGATCTGATCACGTACTCCTTCGCGGGGCTGCGGGTGCTGCCGGGCGGTCCCGGCAGCACGTCGAAGGCCAAGCGCGAGACCGTCGTGACGGAGGGCCGGGGCGGGATGCTCTCGGTCGCGGGCGGCAAGTGGACGACGTTCCGGCACATCGGCCGCACGGTGATGAACAAGCTGGCCGCGCTCCCGGGTCACCCGCTCGCGGACGACATGGAGCCGATGGCCCGGCTGCCCAGGAAGCTCCCGCTGCCCGGCATCGCCAACCCGCAGGCGGTCGCGCACCGGCTCCTGGTCGACGGCGGTACGCCCGGTCCGCGGATGGCGGCGGACACGGCCAGGCACCTCGCCACCCACTACGGCTCGTTGTCCTTCGACATCGCCCGGCTCGCCAACGAGAACCCGGCGCTGGCCCAGCGCATCCACCCGGACGCCCCGGAGATCTGGGCGCAGGTCGTCTACGCCCGGGACCACGAGTGGGCCGAGACGGCGGACGACGTGCTGCGTCGCCGTACGACGCTGACGATCCGCGGACTGGCCACCGACGGCATCAGGACCCAGGTCGAGGGGCTGCTCGCCGACCGGGGCTGA
- the glpK gene encoding glycerol kinase GlpK: MTEAHTTGSHGTGPFIAAIDQGTTSSRCIVFDKDGRIVSVDQKEHEQIFPKPGWVEHDASEIWTNVQEVVAGAISKAGITSADVKAIGITNQRETTLLWDKNTGEPVHNALVWQDTRTDALCKELGRNVGQDRFRRETGLPLASYFAGPKVRWLLDNVEGLRERAERGEILFGTMDSWVIWNLTGGTEGGVHVTDVTNASRTLLMNLHTMQWDEKILQSIGIPAAVLPEIRSSAEVYGHAKGGVLDGIPVASALGDQQAALFGQTCFAQGEAKSTYGTGTFMLMNTGHTPVNSYNGLLTTVGYRIGDQKPVYALEGSIAVTGSLVQWMRDQMGLIKSAAEIETLASSVEDNGGAYFVPAFSGLFAPYWRPDARGVIAGLTRYVTKAHIARAVLEATAWQTREISDAMTKDSGVELTALKVDGGMTSNNLLMQTLSDFLDAPVVRPMVAETTCLGAAYAAGLAVGFWPDTDSLRANWRRAAEWTPRMDAATRDREYKSWLKAVERSMGWLDEDTVEE; encoded by the coding sequence GTGACCGAAGCACACACCACCGGGAGCCACGGCACCGGGCCGTTCATCGCGGCCATCGACCAGGGCACCACCTCCAGCCGCTGCATCGTCTTCGACAAGGACGGCCGCATCGTCTCCGTCGACCAGAAGGAGCACGAGCAGATCTTCCCGAAGCCGGGCTGGGTCGAGCACGACGCTTCCGAGATCTGGACGAACGTCCAGGAGGTCGTCGCCGGCGCCATCTCGAAGGCGGGCATCACCTCGGCCGACGTCAAGGCGATCGGCATCACCAACCAGCGCGAGACGACGCTGCTCTGGGACAAGAACACCGGTGAGCCCGTCCACAACGCCCTCGTCTGGCAGGACACCCGCACCGACGCGCTCTGCAAGGAGCTGGGCCGCAACGTCGGGCAGGACCGTTTCCGCCGGGAGACCGGCCTGCCCCTCGCCTCGTACTTCGCCGGGCCCAAGGTCCGCTGGCTCCTCGACAACGTCGAGGGCCTGCGCGAGCGCGCCGAGCGGGGCGAGATCCTCTTCGGGACCATGGACTCCTGGGTCATCTGGAACCTGACCGGCGGCACCGAGGGTGGCGTCCACGTCACGGACGTCACCAACGCCTCGCGCACCCTCCTCATGAACCTGCACACGATGCAGTGGGACGAGAAGATCCTCCAGTCGATCGGAATCCCGGCCGCCGTGCTGCCGGAGATCCGCTCCTCGGCCGAGGTGTACGGACATGCCAAGGGCGGCGTCCTGGACGGCATCCCGGTGGCGTCCGCGCTCGGTGACCAGCAGGCCGCGCTCTTCGGCCAGACCTGTTTCGCACAGGGCGAGGCGAAGTCCACGTACGGCACCGGCACCTTCATGCTGATGAACACGGGCCACACGCCCGTGAACTCGTACAACGGACTGCTGACGACCGTCGGGTACCGCATCGGCGACCAGAAGCCCGTCTACGCACTCGAAGGTTCCATCGCCGTCACCGGATCGCTGGTCCAGTGGATGCGCGACCAGATGGGCCTGATCAAGTCCGCCGCCGAGATCGAGACCCTGGCCTCCTCGGTCGAGGACAACGGCGGCGCCTATTTCGTGCCCGCCTTCTCCGGACTCTTCGCCCCGTACTGGCGCCCCGACGCCCGAGGCGTCATCGCAGGTCTCACCCGCTACGTCACCAAGGCGCACATCGCCCGCGCCGTGCTCGAGGCCACCGCCTGGCAGACCCGCGAGATCAGCGACGCCATGACCAAGGACTCCGGCGTCGAGCTGACCGCGCTCAAGGTCGACGGCGGTATGACCTCCAACAACCTGCTGATGCAGACCCTCTCCGACTTCCTGGACGCGCCTGTCGTGCGCCCCATGGTCGCCGAGACCACCTGCCTCGGCGCCGCTTACGCCGCCGGTCTCGCCGTCGGCTTCTGGCCGGACACCGACTCCCTGCGCGCCAACTGGCGCCGGGCAGCCGAGTGGACACCCCGTATGGACGCGGCCACCCGTGACCGCGAGTACAAGAGCTGGCTCAAGGCCGTCGAACGTTCGATGGGCTGGCTCGACGAAGACACTGTCGAGGAGTAA
- a CDS encoding MIP/aquaporin family protein has translation MSSSDIFIGETIGTAVLILLGGGVCAAVTLKSSKARNAGWLAITFGWGFAVLTAAYLAGGVSGAHLNPAVTLGLAIQGGTEWADVPLYLASQLLGAMIGAVLVWAVYYGQFHAHLTDPEILRDQPSEEGMVDQKAAPKAGPVLGIFSTGPEIRNAVQNVVTEVIATVVLVLAILTQGLNNEGNGLGTLGALITALVVVGIGLSLGGPTGYAINPVRDLGPRIVHALLPLPNKGGSDWGYAWVPIVGPLIGGAVAGGLYNVAFA, from the coding sequence GTGTCCAGCTCCGACATCTTCATCGGCGAGACCATCGGTACCGCCGTTCTCATCCTCCTCGGCGGCGGAGTCTGCGCCGCCGTCACGCTGAAGAGTTCCAAGGCACGGAACGCCGGCTGGCTTGCCATCACCTTCGGGTGGGGTTTCGCCGTTCTGACCGCTGCTTACCTGGCCGGCGGTGTCTCCGGCGCGCACCTCAACCCGGCGGTCACGCTCGGCCTCGCCATACAAGGCGGCACCGAGTGGGCCGACGTCCCGCTGTATCTCGCCTCCCAGCTGCTGGGCGCGATGATCGGCGCGGTGCTGGTCTGGGCGGTGTACTACGGGCAGTTCCACGCCCACCTCACCGACCCCGAGATCCTGCGCGACCAGCCCAGCGAAGAGGGCATGGTCGACCAGAAGGCCGCCCCGAAGGCCGGCCCCGTACTCGGCATCTTCTCCACGGGCCCGGAGATCCGGAACGCCGTGCAGAACGTCGTCACCGAGGTCATCGCCACGGTGGTCCTGGTGCTCGCGATCCTGACCCAGGGCCTCAACAACGAGGGCAACGGCCTCGGCACTCTCGGTGCCCTGATCACCGCTCTTGTCGTTGTCGGAATCGGTCTCTCGCTCGGCGGCCCGACCGGCTACGCGATCAACCCGGTTCGCGACCTCGGTCCGCGTATCGTGCACGCGCTGCTGCCGCTGCCGAACAAGGGTGGTTCCGACTGGGGCTACGCCTGGGTACCGATTGTCGGACCGCTCATCGGCGGCGCCGTCGCCGGCGGGCTCTACAACGTCGCCTTCGCGTGA
- a CDS encoding IclR family transcriptional regulator: protein MAKNIQSLERAAAMLRLLAGGERRLGLSDISSSLGLAKGTAHGILRTLQHEGFVEQDAASGRYQLGAELLRLGNSYLDVHELRARALVWTDDLARSSGESVHLGVLHQHGILIVHHVFRPDDSRQVLEVGAMQPLHSTALGKVLSAYDPVAHSEALEAERQAFTPRTVTGADDFESLLDLIRARGWAADVEETWEGVAAIAAPIHDRRRMPVGAVAVTGAVERVSPGGELRAELIAAVRDCARAVSRDLGAGRF from the coding sequence ATGGCCAAGAACATCCAGTCGCTGGAGCGGGCGGCAGCGATGCTGCGGCTGCTGGCGGGCGGCGAGCGCCGGCTCGGACTGTCCGACATCTCTTCTTCCCTGGGGCTGGCCAAGGGAACCGCTCACGGCATCCTGCGCACGCTCCAGCACGAGGGCTTCGTCGAGCAGGACGCGGCGTCCGGCCGCTACCAGCTCGGCGCGGAGCTGCTGCGCCTGGGCAACAGCTATCTGGACGTCCACGAGCTGCGGGCCCGGGCCCTGGTGTGGACCGACGACCTGGCGCGCTCGAGCGGCGAGAGCGTCCACCTGGGCGTCCTGCACCAGCACGGCATCCTCATCGTCCACCACGTCTTCCGGCCCGACGACAGCCGCCAGGTGCTGGAGGTGGGTGCCATGCAGCCGCTGCACTCCACGGCCCTGGGCAAGGTGCTCTCCGCCTACGACCCGGTGGCGCACAGCGAGGCCCTCGAGGCCGAGCGGCAGGCGTTCACCCCCCGAACGGTGACCGGCGCGGACGACTTCGAGTCGTTGCTCGACCTGATCCGGGCGCGCGGCTGGGCCGCCGACGTGGAGGAGACCTGGGAAGGGGTGGCCGCCATCGCGGCGCCCATTCACGACCGGCGGCGGATGCCTGTCGGCGCCGTGGCCGTCACCGGCGCGGTGGAGCGGGTCAGCCCGGGCGGCGAGCTGCGCGCCGAGCTGATCGCGGCCGTGCGGGACTGCGCACGCGCCGTCTCGCGGGACCTGGGCGCCGGGCGCTTCTGA